A stretch of the Streptosporangium sp. NBC_01755 genome encodes the following:
- a CDS encoding TetR/AcrR family transcriptional regulator, producing the protein MTGRAADIKAAALALFAERGYQATTMADIGAAIGIRGPSLYKHVGSKQELLVQIMTATMDTLLANHRAAISGCDDVAERLRRAAEAHVRFHARHRLEAFVGTREIRSLEDPHDTEVLERRTRYERGFRKIIAEGVEAGRFQVASVKLTSYAILDLGMGVSVWYREDGELTEDRLVYQYGDFALQLAGAR; encoded by the coding sequence ATGACGGGGCGGGCCGCAGACATCAAGGCGGCGGCGCTGGCGCTGTTCGCCGAACGCGGGTATCAGGCGACGACGATGGCCGACATCGGGGCGGCCATCGGAATCCGCGGGCCGAGCCTGTACAAGCACGTCGGATCCAAGCAGGAGCTGCTCGTCCAGATCATGACCGCGACGATGGACACGCTGCTGGCCAACCATCGCGCCGCGATCTCAGGGTGCGACGACGTGGCCGAACGCCTGCGGCGGGCCGCCGAGGCACACGTGCGCTTCCACGCAAGGCACCGCCTGGAGGCGTTCGTGGGCACCCGCGAGATCCGGAGCCTCGAAGACCCGCACGACACCGAGGTGCTGGAACGACGTACGCGGTACGAGCGCGGGTTCCGGAAGATCATCGCCGAAGGGGTCGAGGCAGGGCGTTTTCAGGTCGCGTCGGTCAAGCTGACCTCGTACGCGATCCTCGACCTCGGCATGGGCGTCTCGGTCTGGTATCGCGAGGACGGTGAGCTGACCGAGGATCGGCTCGTCTACCAGTACGGCGACTTCGCCCTGCAACTAGCCGGCGCACGCTGA
- a CDS encoding carbohydrate ABC transporter permease: protein MSNLAVQSPRPAPALPPKRGSGGRGRRPRAAKEAPREFRSLVSPHTLNTPRGRLIYRITLTLVVVAFTAAFVFPLYWMVTGALKTPEELAQIPPSFFPTSFDFGVYAEAWDQLDLGLFLTNTVVYAGGAWLFTLAIDVSAAYALSKLRPVLGNVVLALMLATLMIPPMVILLPAYLTVKDMPIFGWDLLNTPWVIWLPAAANGFFIFLLKRFFDSIPRELLEAAQIDGASPARILWSIVLPVSRPILGVVSILSVVNVWKDFVWPLLVLPDGEKMTISVGIASLSAQMPQNVLIASLVIASIPTMVVFFIFQRSIMAGLTAGSLKG from the coding sequence ATGTCGAACCTCGCAGTCCAATCACCTCGCCCGGCTCCCGCCCTTCCTCCGAAGCGCGGCTCCGGAGGAAGGGGCAGGCGGCCGCGCGCGGCCAAGGAGGCGCCCAGGGAGTTTCGCAGCCTGGTCTCCCCGCACACGCTCAACACCCCGCGCGGGCGGCTGATCTACCGGATCACGCTGACCCTGGTGGTGGTGGCCTTCACCGCCGCGTTCGTGTTCCCGCTCTACTGGATGGTCACCGGCGCGCTGAAGACCCCCGAGGAGCTCGCCCAGATCCCGCCGAGCTTCTTTCCCACCTCCTTCGACTTCGGGGTGTACGCCGAGGCGTGGGACCAGCTCGACCTGGGGCTCTTCCTCACCAACACCGTCGTCTACGCCGGCGGCGCCTGGCTGTTCACGCTGGCCATCGACGTCTCGGCCGCCTACGCGCTGTCCAAGCTGCGGCCCGTGCTGGGCAACGTGGTCCTGGCGCTGATGCTGGCCACACTCATGATCCCGCCGATGGTCATCCTGCTGCCCGCCTACCTGACGGTCAAGGACATGCCGATCTTCGGCTGGGACCTGCTGAACACCCCGTGGGTGATCTGGTTGCCCGCGGCGGCCAACGGGTTCTTCATCTTCCTGCTCAAGCGTTTCTTCGACTCGATCCCCCGGGAGTTGCTGGAGGCCGCCCAGATCGACGGCGCCTCTCCCGCCCGCATCCTGTGGTCGATCGTGCTTCCCGTCTCCCGGCCGATCCTCGGAGTGGTGTCCATCCTCTCGGTGGTCAACGTCTGGAAGGATTTCGTCTGGCCGCTGCTCGTGCTGCCTGACGGGGAGAAGATGACGATCAGCGTGGGCATCGCCTCGCTCTCGGCGCAGATGCCGCAGAACGTGCTGATCGCCTCATTGGTGATCGCGAGCATCCCGACCATGGTGGTCTTCTTCATCTTCCAGCGCAGCATCATGGCCGGCCTCACCGCCGGCAGTCTCAAGGGCTGA
- a CDS encoding acyl-CoA dehydrogenase family protein, with protein sequence MPVDLSHEPRVAELAERTAQFVREVVVPEEERFGGVAAAGGDAMRTRLQSAAKQAGLFAPHVSPEYGGHGLDMRGRAAVFEETGWSLFGPLALNIAAPDEGNMHLLEAVASPAQKETYLRPLAQGEIRSCFAMTEPAPGAGSDPAALSTMARRVVGGWRIDGRKWFITGADGAAFAICMARTSGDPGDRGGATMFLVDAANPGMKIVRHIDTLDESMYGGHCEVVFDNCVVPDEAVLGEVDKGYDYAQVRLGPARMTHCMRWLGIARRAQEIALARASERRLFGSRLGDLGMVQGMIADSEIDLAAARALTLQACWELDNGGSGAQSTGIAKAFTAEAVWRVVDRSVQICGALGISGDVLLGRFLREIRPFRIYDGPTETHRWAIARRALRRAAGSAR encoded by the coding sequence ATGCCTGTTGATTTGTCGCATGAGCCACGCGTGGCCGAACTGGCCGAGCGAACGGCACAGTTCGTGCGTGAGGTCGTGGTGCCCGAGGAGGAGCGCTTCGGCGGCGTCGCGGCGGCCGGCGGTGACGCGATGCGCACCCGGTTGCAGAGCGCGGCCAAGCAGGCCGGCCTGTTCGCACCGCACGTGTCGCCCGAGTACGGCGGGCACGGCCTGGACATGCGGGGCCGCGCGGCGGTCTTCGAGGAGACGGGCTGGTCGCTGTTCGGGCCACTCGCGCTGAACATCGCCGCCCCCGACGAGGGCAACATGCACCTCCTGGAGGCTGTGGCGAGCCCGGCGCAGAAGGAGACCTACCTGCGCCCGCTGGCCCAGGGCGAGATCCGGTCCTGCTTCGCCATGACCGAGCCGGCTCCGGGCGCGGGCTCGGACCCGGCCGCGCTGAGCACGATGGCGCGCCGGGTCGTCGGCGGCTGGCGGATCGACGGGCGCAAGTGGTTCATCACCGGCGCCGACGGCGCGGCCTTCGCCATCTGCATGGCCCGCACCTCCGGTGACCCCGGCGACCGCGGCGGCGCGACCATGTTCCTGGTGGACGCCGCCAACCCCGGAATGAAGATCGTCCGCCACATCGACACCCTGGACGAGAGCATGTACGGCGGGCACTGCGAGGTGGTGTTCGACAACTGCGTCGTGCCCGACGAGGCCGTGCTCGGCGAGGTGGACAAGGGCTACGACTACGCCCAGGTACGGCTCGGCCCGGCGCGGATGACGCACTGCATGCGCTGGCTCGGCATAGCGCGGCGGGCCCAGGAGATCGCGCTCGCCCGCGCCTCGGAGCGTCGGCTGTTCGGCTCCAGGCTGGGCGACCTCGGCATGGTGCAGGGCATGATCGCCGACTCCGAGATCGACCTCGCCGCGGCCAGGGCGCTGACGCTGCAGGCCTGCTGGGAGCTGGACAACGGCGGCTCCGGCGCGCAGTCCACCGGGATCGCCAAGGCCTTCACGGCCGAGGCCGTCTGGCGGGTCGTGGACCGTTCGGTGCAGATCTGCGGCGCGCTCGGCATCTCCGGTGACGTGCTGCTGGGGCGTTTCCTGCGCGAGATCCGCCCCTTCCGGATCTACGACGGCCCCACGGAAACCCACCGCTGGGCCATCGCCCGCCGCGCGCTGCGCCGCGCCGCCGGGTCCGCGCGATGA
- a CDS encoding carbohydrate ABC transporter permease, whose product MTTMTVKGSRRRGPGAFRRGLRRNLTAYGFLCAALICFAFFSWYPMVREVLLSFQQTNFVDDPTWVGLENFRTVTEDSAFADAWLNTLAFTGLALVFGYVIPFVAAIVLNELRHARAYLRFIVYLPVMLPPAVGVLLFKWFYDPGAGLFNQILDLAHLPALSWLDSTDTALISLVIVSTWMNLGTGTLIYLAALQSIPSELYEAAELDGAGIFKRVWHVTIPQTRLILLVMLLLQIVATMQVFIEPYLLTGGGPENATLTVAYLMYQYAFNFGDFGAGGALGLMLMVVLMVFSAFYLRLSRDDQS is encoded by the coding sequence ATGACCACAATGACCGTGAAAGGCTCACGGAGGCGGGGGCCGGGAGCGTTCCGGCGCGGGCTGCGACGCAACCTGACCGCCTACGGGTTCCTCTGCGCGGCGCTGATCTGCTTCGCCTTCTTCTCCTGGTACCCCATGGTGCGGGAGGTACTGCTCAGCTTCCAGCAGACGAACTTCGTCGACGATCCGACCTGGGTCGGCCTGGAGAACTTCCGCACGGTGACGGAGGACTCGGCGTTCGCCGACGCGTGGCTCAACACCCTCGCCTTCACCGGTCTTGCGCTCGTGTTCGGCTACGTCATCCCCTTCGTGGCGGCGATCGTCCTCAACGAGCTGCGACACGCGCGGGCCTACCTGCGGTTCATCGTCTACCTCCCGGTGATGCTGCCGCCGGCCGTCGGGGTGCTGCTGTTCAAGTGGTTCTACGACCCGGGCGCCGGACTGTTCAACCAGATCCTGGATCTGGCGCACCTGCCGGCCCTGAGCTGGCTCGACTCCACCGACACCGCGCTGATCTCCCTCGTGATCGTCTCCACCTGGATGAACCTGGGAACCGGCACGCTGATCTACCTCGCCGCGCTGCAGAGCATCCCGAGCGAGCTGTACGAGGCCGCCGAACTGGACGGTGCCGGGATCTTCAAGAGGGTCTGGCACGTCACGATCCCGCAGACCAGGCTGATCCTGCTGGTGATGCTGCTGCTGCAGATCGTGGCGACCATGCAGGTCTTCATCGAGCCGTACCTGCTCACCGGCGGCGGCCCGGAGAACGCGACGCTCACCGTCGCCTACCTCATGTACCAGTACGCCTTCAACTTCGGTGACTTCGGCGCCGGAGGCGCGCTCGGGCTGATGCTCATGGTCGTGCTGATGGTGTTCTCCGCCTTCTACCTGCGCCTGTCGCGGGACGACCAGAGCTAA
- a CDS encoding glycoside hydrolase family 13 protein yields MSGSTFPGATPDPEAWWRGAAIYQVYLRSFADGDGDGIGDLAGLRARLPYLSDLGVGAIWLNPWYPSPMADGGYDVADYRDIEPSFGTLAEAEEFIAEAHALGIKTITDIVPNHGSDQQKWFVRALEAGPGSPERDRFLFREGRGAGGELPPNDWQSIFGGSAWTRVADGQWYLHLFAPEQPDFNWANPEVVEEFHDVLRFWFDRGVDGIRVDSAALLVKDMDGGGGQEAYTDLDGVHDIYRGWRQVAEEYDDRILIGEVWLPDQERFALYLRPDEMHTAFNFDFLACTWDADALRRSIEETLATHIPLGAPPTWVLSNHDVTRPVTKYGRADTSFDHADRKHGMPSDPVLGERRARAAALLAMALPGGLYVYQGEELGLPEVEDLPDELRQDPIWVRSDHTDPGRDGCRVPLPWSGDEPPFGFGAGQPWLPQPPEWKALTAEVQAADPASMFTLYRTGLHLRRELLGDGTLAWLEAGEGVLAFRRESGLICVVNLGSEPVSLPEHESVLLASGPLEGDRLPSDAAVWLRVT; encoded by the coding sequence ATGTCCGGCAGCACCTTCCCGGGAGCGACCCCGGACCCCGAAGCATGGTGGCGGGGAGCCGCGATCTACCAGGTCTATCTCCGGAGCTTCGCCGACGGCGACGGCGACGGGATCGGCGACCTCGCGGGACTTCGCGCGCGCCTGCCATACCTCTCCGACCTGGGCGTCGGCGCGATCTGGCTCAACCCCTGGTACCCGTCGCCGATGGCCGACGGTGGATACGACGTGGCCGACTACCGTGACATAGAGCCATCGTTCGGCACGCTCGCCGAGGCGGAGGAGTTCATCGCCGAGGCGCATGCCCTGGGTATCAAGACGATCACCGACATCGTCCCCAACCATGGCTCCGACCAGCAGAAGTGGTTCGTGCGCGCGCTGGAGGCCGGTCCCGGATCGCCCGAGCGCGACCGCTTCCTGTTCCGTGAGGGAAGGGGAGCGGGCGGTGAGCTGCCACCCAACGACTGGCAGTCGATCTTCGGCGGCTCCGCGTGGACCCGGGTCGCCGACGGCCAGTGGTACCTGCACCTGTTCGCCCCCGAGCAGCCCGATTTCAACTGGGCCAACCCCGAGGTCGTCGAGGAGTTCCACGACGTGCTGCGCTTCTGGTTCGACCGGGGTGTGGACGGCATCCGGGTCGACTCGGCCGCCCTGCTGGTCAAGGACATGGACGGCGGGGGAGGACAGGAGGCATACACGGACCTCGACGGCGTACACGACATCTACCGAGGCTGGCGCCAGGTGGCCGAGGAGTACGACGACCGGATCCTGATCGGCGAGGTGTGGCTGCCCGACCAGGAGCGCTTCGCGCTCTACCTGCGCCCCGACGAGATGCACACCGCTTTCAACTTCGACTTCCTGGCGTGCACCTGGGACGCCGACGCGCTGCGCCGGTCGATCGAGGAGACCCTGGCCACGCACATCCCGCTGGGCGCGCCCCCCACCTGGGTACTGTCCAACCACGACGTGACCCGCCCGGTGACCAAGTACGGCAGGGCCGACACCTCCTTCGACCACGCCGACCGCAAGCACGGCATGCCGTCGGATCCGGTGCTGGGCGAGCGGCGGGCCCGTGCGGCCGCTCTGCTGGCGATGGCGCTTCCCGGCGGGCTCTACGTCTATCAGGGCGAGGAGCTGGGGCTGCCGGAGGTGGAGGACCTGCCGGACGAGCTGCGCCAGGACCCGATCTGGGTCCGTTCCGACCACACCGACCCCGGCCGCGACGGCTGCCGGGTGCCGCTGCCGTGGTCGGGTGACGAGCCGCCGTTCGGGTTCGGCGCGGGGCAGCCGTGGCTGCCGCAGCCGCCGGAGTGGAAGGCGCTGACGGCCGAGGTGCAGGCCGCGGACCCGGCGTCCATGTTCACCCTCTACCGCACCGGGTTGCACCTTCGCCGTGAGCTGCTCGGTGACGGCACGCTGGCCTGGCTGGAGGCGGGGGAGGGGGTGCTGGCCTTCCGCCGGGAGTCGGGCCTGATCTGCGTGGTCAACCTCGGCTCGGAGCCGGTGTCCCTGCCGGAGCACGAGTCGGTCCTGCTGGCCAGCGGCCCGCTGGAGGGTGACAGGCTCCCCTCCGACGCCGCCGTCTGGCTCCGGGTGACCTGA
- a CDS encoding Fe-S cluster assembly protein HesB: MLTLTDIAAQVIRDLSSQVTDSPDTGVRISSQSDGTGSLMLSIAEHPESADRVVESAGARIFLDPQVVDMLDDKSLDADVDEGGGVAFLVTEQPH, from the coding sequence ATGCTCACATTGACGGACATCGCAGCCCAGGTAATCCGGGATCTCAGCTCACAGGTGACGGACTCTCCCGATACCGGGGTCCGCATCTCGTCCCAGAGCGACGGCACCGGATCGCTCATGCTCTCGATCGCCGAACACCCCGAGTCCGCCGACAGGGTGGTGGAGTCGGCAGGCGCACGGATCTTCCTCGACCCGCAGGTCGTGGACATGCTGGACGACAAGTCACTGGACGCCGACGTCGACGAGGGTGGCGGCGTCGCGTTTCTCGTCACCGAACAGCCTCACTGA
- a CDS encoding ABC transporter substrate-binding protein: MKSPKLSMLLAAAIALTAAGCGNDDSGSKAAETSPSAAGADAPVTISVGCQPPKSNPLERTAWDEDVAAFRKLHPNITIDSKDAFPCINPDTFQAKLAGGTMEDVFYVYYTDVKKIITAGQAADISPYVGSVTKLGDLRPDVMSIFKEGDKVYGLPRNNYSMGLVYNRKLFTEAGLDPAAPPKTWAEVREAAKKISGLGAGYVGFGEYSAGNTGGWHFAASLYGRGGEMVTPDGKTAAFNSPEGKAVLENLKTMRWTDNSMGTKQLLQWEDLMRMMGGGKLGMMIGAPDVVQTVNNDFKGKFENYGVTALPEARASLNGGDGYMINPKATPEKIKAAMLWLEFHELTPGQGQFDYARSKQQGRPVGLPIPDLYGDTAPGKEITELRKTNATVPVENFTPFVEGSATIQNKLEPPKSQELYAILDVPMSAVLTRQDADIDKLLADAEAKANKVLAKSS; this comes from the coding sequence ATGAAATCTCCCAAGCTCTCGATGCTGCTCGCCGCAGCCATCGCGCTCACCGCCGCCGGGTGCGGCAACGACGACAGCGGATCCAAGGCCGCCGAAACCAGTCCGAGCGCCGCTGGGGCCGATGCTCCGGTCACGATCTCCGTCGGCTGCCAGCCGCCGAAGAGCAACCCGCTGGAGCGAACCGCCTGGGACGAGGACGTCGCCGCGTTCCGGAAACTGCATCCGAACATCACGATCGACAGCAAGGACGCCTTCCCCTGCATCAACCCGGACACCTTCCAGGCGAAGCTGGCCGGCGGCACGATGGAGGACGTCTTCTACGTCTACTACACCGATGTAAAGAAGATCATCACGGCGGGCCAGGCGGCCGACATCAGCCCGTACGTCGGCAGTGTCACCAAGCTGGGCGACCTGCGGCCCGACGTCATGAGCATCTTCAAGGAAGGCGACAAGGTCTACGGCCTTCCCAGGAACAACTACTCCATGGGCCTGGTCTACAACCGCAAGCTGTTCACCGAGGCGGGTCTCGACCCCGCCGCGCCGCCCAAGACCTGGGCCGAGGTGCGTGAGGCCGCGAAGAAGATCTCCGGGCTCGGTGCCGGATATGTTGGATTCGGTGAGTACAGTGCCGGCAACACCGGCGGCTGGCACTTCGCCGCCTCCCTCTACGGGCGTGGCGGCGAGATGGTCACCCCCGACGGCAAGACCGCGGCGTTCAACAGCCCGGAGGGCAAGGCCGTCCTGGAGAACCTCAAGACCATGCGCTGGACCGACAACAGCATGGGTACCAAGCAGCTCCTCCAGTGGGAGGACCTGATGAGGATGATGGGCGGCGGCAAGCTCGGCATGATGATCGGCGCCCCGGATGTCGTCCAGACGGTCAACAACGACTTCAAGGGCAAGTTCGAGAACTACGGGGTCACCGCCCTGCCCGAGGCCAGGGCCTCGCTCAACGGCGGCGACGGATACATGATCAACCCCAAGGCCACGCCCGAGAAGATCAAGGCCGCCATGCTGTGGCTGGAGTTTCACGAGCTGACCCCGGGCCAGGGCCAGTTCGACTACGCGCGCAGCAAGCAGCAGGGCCGCCCGGTCGGCCTGCCGATCCCCGACCTGTACGGCGACACCGCGCCCGGCAAGGAGATCACCGAACTGCGCAAGACGAACGCCACGGTGCCGGTGGAGAACTTCACACCCTTCGTGGAGGGATCGGCGACCATCCAGAACAAGCTTGAGCCGCCCAAGTCCCAGGAGCTCTACGCGATCCTCGACGTGCCCATGTCGGCGGTGCTGACCAGGCAGGACGCCGACATCGACAAGCTCCTGGCCGACGCCGAGGCCAAGGCCAACAAGGTTCTCGCGAAGTCGAGCTGA
- a CDS encoding phosphotransferase family protein, whose protein sequence is MTGSLPGLDLPALQQYFDLHVPEASGPISADLVHGGRSNLTYRLSDGRTSWVLRRPPLGGLTPSAHDVAREYRVVAALYGSGVPVARAVALCEDPSVLGCAFSLVEYVSGAVVRSREDLDRYGPAELARCAHGLIEVLAALHAVPYGDVGLSGFGRPEGFLARQVGRWSDQWQRVATRELRDIDALRGRLAETTPATGGAAVVHGDFRIDNAIFADDDLGTMRALVDWEMATLGDPLTDLALHLVYRDPAFEPVLAGSAASTSERLPAPEDLAERYARVSGRDLGRLDFYLALGYFKIAVIAEGIYARHRQGLTVGEGFDTVGAAVPQLAAAGLRALNRKTATA, encoded by the coding sequence ATGACCGGATCCCTGCCGGGGCTGGACCTTCCGGCCCTGCAGCAGTACTTCGACCTGCACGTCCCGGAGGCGTCCGGCCCGATCAGCGCCGACCTGGTGCACGGCGGCCGCTCCAACCTCACCTACCGGCTGAGCGACGGCCGCACCTCCTGGGTGCTGCGCCGCCCGCCGCTCGGCGGCCTGACCCCTTCGGCGCACGACGTGGCCCGCGAGTACCGCGTGGTCGCCGCCCTGTACGGCAGCGGCGTCCCGGTCGCCCGCGCCGTGGCGTTGTGCGAGGACCCGTCGGTCCTGGGATGCGCGTTCTCGCTCGTGGAGTACGTGTCAGGCGCGGTCGTCCGAAGCCGCGAGGACCTCGACCGGTACGGCCCCGCCGAGCTGGCCCGCTGCGCGCACGGGCTGATCGAGGTGCTCGCCGCTCTGCACGCTGTGCCGTACGGCGACGTTGGCCTGTCTGGTTTCGGGCGTCCGGAGGGGTTCCTGGCGCGGCAGGTCGGCAGGTGGTCCGACCAGTGGCAGCGGGTGGCCACCCGTGAGCTGCGCGACATCGACGCGCTGCGCGGCAGGCTGGCCGAGACGACGCCCGCCACCGGTGGGGCCGCCGTCGTGCACGGCGACTTCCGCATCGACAACGCCATCTTCGCCGACGACGACCTCGGCACGATGCGCGCGCTCGTCGACTGGGAGATGGCCACGCTCGGCGACCCGCTGACCGATCTGGCGCTGCATCTGGTCTACCGCGATCCCGCGTTCGAGCCGGTGCTCGCCGGGTCGGCCGCCTCCACGAGCGAGCGGCTGCCCGCACCCGAGGACCTGGCCGAGCGGTACGCCCGAGTCTCGGGTCGTGATCTTGGCCGGCTCGACTTCTATCTCGCCCTGGGCTATTTCAAGATCGCCGTGATCGCCGAAGGCATCTACGCCCGGCACCGGCAGGGCCTGACCGTGGGGGAAGGCTTCGACACCGTGGGAGCGGCGGTCCCGCAGCTGGCCGCGGCCGGGCTGCGCGCCCTGAACAGGAAGACGGCAACAGCATGA
- a CDS encoding phosphoketolase family protein: MDALAHVDAYWRAANYLSVGQIYLLANPLLTEPLRPEHVKPRLLGHWGTTPGLNFCFAHLNRIITERDQDMIYVVGPGHGGPAAVAHAWLEGSYTEKYPDVGQDARGMQRLFRQFSFPGGIPSHVAPETPGSIHEGGELGYALAHAYGAAFDNPDLVVACVIGDGEAETGPLAGSWHSNKFLDPACDGVVLPILHLNGYKIANPTVLARIPEEELVKLMEGYGYRPHFVSGDDPEVMHMLMAETLERVFDQIADYRQGRADRLPMIVLRTPKGWTGPREVDGLPVEGTWRAHQVPLTRVRDSPEHLAMLEEWMRSYRPEELFDGRGHPVAEVLETVPEGPLRMSANPHANGGELLRPLELPDFRDYAVEVKAPARVSTEPTRVLGTFLRDVIAANPDNFRLMGPDETASNRLSAVFEVTDRAWDAEILPTDENLARGGRVMEVLSEHLCQGWLEGYLLTGRHGLFNCYEAFIHIVDAMFNQHAKWLEACRKIHWRRPIASLNYLLSSHVWRQDHNGFSHQDPGFLDVVMNKKAEVVRVYLPPDANTLLSTADHCLRSRDYVNVIVAGKQPVLDLLPMDKAIAHCTRGLGILEWAGSDAGTEPDVVLACAGDVPTLETLAAAALVREYLPELKVRVVNVVDLMRLQPPSEHPHGMSDAEFDTLFTADKPVVFNFHGYPWLIHRLTYRRHGHDNIHVRGYKEEGTTTTPFDMAMLNDIDRFHLVMDVIDRVPGLAERSAHLRQHMMDRRLSARAYTREYGEDPAEIRDWTWPY; encoded by the coding sequence ATGGACGCACTCGCGCACGTCGACGCCTACTGGCGCGCCGCCAACTACCTGTCCGTCGGTCAGATCTATCTGCTGGCAAACCCGCTGCTGACCGAGCCGTTGCGACCCGAGCACGTCAAGCCCAGGCTGCTGGGGCACTGGGGGACCACGCCGGGGCTGAACTTCTGCTTCGCCCACCTCAACCGGATCATCACCGAACGCGACCAGGACATGATCTACGTCGTCGGTCCCGGCCACGGCGGTCCCGCGGCGGTGGCGCATGCCTGGCTGGAGGGCTCCTATACCGAGAAATATCCGGATGTGGGGCAGGATGCTCGGGGGATGCAGCGGCTGTTCCGGCAGTTCTCCTTTCCCGGCGGCATACCCAGCCACGTCGCGCCCGAGACACCGGGGTCGATCCACGAGGGCGGTGAGCTGGGCTATGCCCTGGCCCATGCCTACGGAGCCGCGTTCGACAACCCGGACCTGGTGGTGGCCTGTGTCATCGGTGACGGCGAGGCCGAGACCGGGCCGCTGGCGGGCAGCTGGCACTCCAACAAGTTCCTCGACCCCGCCTGCGACGGGGTGGTGCTGCCGATCCTGCACCTGAACGGTTACAAGATCGCCAACCCGACCGTGCTGGCCCGGATCCCCGAGGAGGAACTGGTCAAGCTGATGGAGGGGTACGGCTACCGGCCGCACTTCGTCTCCGGCGACGACCCCGAGGTCATGCACATGCTGATGGCCGAGACCCTGGAGCGGGTGTTCGACCAGATCGCCGACTACCGGCAGGGACGGGCCGACCGCCTGCCGATGATCGTCCTGCGGACGCCGAAGGGGTGGACGGGGCCGCGCGAGGTCGACGGCCTGCCGGTGGAGGGGACATGGCGGGCGCATCAGGTGCCGTTGACCAGGGTGCGTGACAGTCCCGAGCATCTGGCGATGCTGGAGGAGTGGATGCGCTCCTACCGGCCGGAGGAGTTGTTCGACGGCCGGGGCCACCCGGTGGCGGAGGTCCTGGAGACGGTCCCCGAGGGGCCGCTGCGGATGAGCGCCAATCCGCACGCCAACGGCGGTGAGCTGCTGCGGCCGCTGGAGCTGCCCGACTTCCGCGACTACGCGGTCGAGGTGAAGGCTCCCGCTCGCGTGTCGACGGAGCCCACCCGGGTGCTGGGGACGTTCCTGCGTGACGTGATCGCCGCCAACCCCGACAACTTCCGGTTGATGGGTCCCGACGAGACGGCGTCCAACCGGCTGTCGGCGGTCTTCGAGGTCACCGACCGGGCCTGGGACGCCGAGATCCTGCCCACCGACGAGAACCTCGCCAGGGGCGGGCGGGTGATGGAGGTGCTCAGCGAGCACCTGTGCCAGGGCTGGCTGGAGGGGTACCTGCTGACCGGCCGTCATGGGCTTTTCAACTGCTACGAGGCATTCATCCATATCGTCGACGCGATGTTCAACCAGCACGCCAAATGGCTGGAGGCCTGCCGTAAGATTCACTGGCGGCGGCCGATCGCGTCGTTGAACTACCTGCTGTCATCGCATGTGTGGCGTCAGGATCACAACGGTTTCAGTCATCAGGATCCGGGATTCCTGGATGTGGTGATGAACAAGAAGGCCGAGGTGGTGCGGGTCTACCTGCCGCCGGACGCCAACACGCTGCTGTCGACGGCGGATCACTGCCTGCGCTCGCGTGACTACGTCAACGTGATCGTGGCGGGTAAGCAGCCGGTGCTGGACCTGCTGCCGATGGACAAGGCGATCGCGCACTGCACCCGGGGCCTGGGCATCCTGGAGTGGGCCGGCAGCGATGCCGGCACCGAGCCGGACGTGGTGCTGGCGTGCGCGGGGGACGTGCCCACGCTGGAGACGCTGGCGGCGGCGGCCCTGGTGCGCGAGTACCTGCCCGAGCTGAAGGTGCGGGTGGTCAACGTGGTGGACCTGATGCGGCTGCAACCGCCGAGCGAGCATCCGCACGGCATGTCGGACGCGGAGTTCGACACGCTCTTCACCGCCGACAAGCCGGTCGTCTTCAATTTTCACGGCTATCCGTGGCTGATCCACCGGCTGACCTACCGGCGCCACGGCCATGACAACATCCATGTGCGCGGCTACAAGGAGGAGGGGACCACCACCACCCCGTTCGACATGGCCATGCTCAACGACATCGACCGTTTCCACCTGGTCATGGATGTCATCGACCGGGTTCCCGGGCTGGCGGAGCGGTCGGCGCATCTGCGTCAGCACATGATGGACCGCCGGCTGAGCGCTCGCGCCTACACCCGTGAGTACGGCGAGGACCCCGCCGAGATCCGCGACTGGACCTGGCCGTACTGA